The following coding sequences lie in one uncultured Mailhella sp. genomic window:
- a CDS encoding ferredoxin family protein — protein sequence MPPIIDPDKCVGCGTCADICNSNIFVFDRTKDKTPQVKFPDECWHCDSCVIDCPKGAIQLRIPLAFTLLHINADALNPQEAKS from the coding sequence ATGCCCCCCATCATTGATCCCGATAAATGCGTAGGCTGCGGCACCTGTGCCGACATATGCAACTCAAATATTTTTGTCTTCGACCGCACCAAGGACAAAACTCCTCAGGTAAAGTTCCCCGATGAATGCTGGCACTGCGATTCCTGCGTGATCGACTGCCCCAAGGGGGCCATACAGCTCCGCATCCCTCTTGCCTTCACTCTCCTTCACATCAATGCCGACGCCCTTAACCCCCAGGAGGCGAAATCATGA
- a CDS encoding FAD-dependent oxidoreductase, whose product MLEFNAPISTDVLVIGGGIGGLCAAIASAQSGAKTLVAEKADTRRSGSGATGNDHFACYYPKAHGDDIKVILKELRQSMVGAFHDEKLSLRFLEESLPMVNRWYEWGINMKPFSDDYEFMGHAYPDRPRIWLKYDGHNQKQVLTRQARKEGVDIVNHMPVVELIKVDGEIAGALALDVSRDIPSFTVIRAKKVVLATGTANRLYPAAGTPGWPFNTAFCPACAGAAQAQSWRIGAKLVNMEMPNRHAGPKFFARAGKSTWIGVYKYPNGKLLGPFVDRATRYVGDITCDVWNSAYTDVLLNGSGPAYIDCSQTKPDDLAFMREGMISEGLTTLVDYMDRTGLDVSKHAVEFMQYEPHIIGRGLEIDIDGQTSIPGLYAAGDMVGNFRADIAGAAVYGWIAGRHAGSTAAASELKDAEKSPWVAERAALYSSFMEREGGAAWKEANLAVQQIMDSYAAAGPHRLRSETLLAAGLKYMADLRKNAIEEISVPDAHSLMRAIETLDLMDNGEIIMHAALERKETRGMHMRSDYTFTNPLLSDKFLDVWQENGVVHKEWRQCWN is encoded by the coding sequence ATGCTTGAATTCAATGCTCCCATTTCTACTGATGTTCTGGTTATCGGCGGCGGCATAGGTGGACTTTGCGCGGCCATAGCGTCTGCGCAGTCCGGCGCCAAAACTCTGGTGGCCGAAAAGGCCGATACACGTCGTTCCGGTTCGGGCGCCACTGGTAACGATCATTTTGCCTGCTACTATCCGAAAGCGCACGGCGACGATATAAAAGTCATTCTCAAGGAACTGCGTCAGAGCATGGTGGGTGCTTTCCATGATGAAAAGCTGTCTTTGCGTTTTCTGGAAGAATCCCTTCCCATGGTGAACCGTTGGTATGAATGGGGCATCAATATGAAGCCCTTCAGCGACGACTATGAGTTTATGGGACACGCCTATCCCGATCGTCCCCGTATCTGGCTGAAGTACGACGGTCATAATCAGAAGCAGGTTCTGACCCGCCAGGCCAGGAAGGAAGGCGTGGACATTGTCAACCACATGCCTGTCGTCGAGCTTATCAAAGTCGACGGTGAAATAGCAGGTGCTCTTGCGCTGGATGTTTCCAGAGATATCCCCAGCTTCACCGTCATTCGTGCCAAGAAGGTTGTTCTTGCCACCGGTACCGCGAACCGTCTGTATCCTGCTGCCGGTACTCCCGGCTGGCCCTTCAATACGGCATTCTGCCCTGCCTGCGCAGGTGCAGCCCAGGCTCAGTCCTGGCGTATCGGTGCCAAGCTCGTAAACATGGAAATGCCCAACAGACACGCCGGCCCCAAGTTCTTCGCCCGTGCCGGCAAGTCCACCTGGATCGGTGTATACAAGTATCCCAACGGCAAACTGCTTGGCCCCTTCGTAGACAGAGCTACGCGCTATGTCGGCGACATCACCTGCGACGTATGGAACTCCGCATATACCGATGTGCTCCTGAACGGCAGCGGCCCTGCCTACATCGACTGTTCCCAGACGAAGCCCGATGACCTCGCCTTCATGCGCGAAGGCATGATCAGCGAAGGCCTGACCACGCTGGTGGACTACATGGACCGCACCGGACTCGACGTGTCCAAGCACGCCGTGGAATTCATGCAGTACGAACCTCACATTATCGGCCGCGGCCTTGAAATCGACATCGACGGCCAGACCTCTATTCCCGGTCTTTATGCTGCCGGTGATATGGTTGGTAACTTCCGTGCCGATATCGCAGGTGCTGCCGTTTACGGCTGGATCGCCGGACGCCACGCCGGTTCTACTGCTGCCGCGAGCGAACTTAAGGATGCTGAAAAGTCTCCTTGGGTTGCGGAACGCGCTGCGCTCTACAGCAGCTTTATGGAGCGCGAGGGCGGCGCCGCATGGAAGGAAGCCAACCTTGCCGTTCAGCAGATCATGGACTCCTACGCCGCCGCAGGCCCGCACCGTCTGCGCTCCGAAACGCTTCTTGCCGCCGGTCTGAAGTACATGGCCGACCTGCGCAAGAACGCCATTGAAGAAATATCCGTGCCCGACGCCCACAGTCTCATGCGGGCCATCGAAACGCTCGATCTCATGGACAACGGCGAAATCATCATGCACGCGGCACTGGAACGCAAGGAAACACGCGGCATGCACATGCGTTCCGATTACACGTTCACCAACCCCCTGCTTTCCGACAAATTCCTGGATGTATGGCAGGAAAACGGCGTTGTTCACAAGGAATGGCGTCAGTGCTGGAACTGA
- a CDS encoding ferredoxin family protein has product MPPVIHADRCTHCGMCATICPMNIFKHEKGQVPRVAYPEECWHCNACVLDCPSKAVELRLPLNYMVLHVDADTLHA; this is encoded by the coding sequence ATGCCTCCCGTCATCCATGCTGACCGCTGCACCCACTGCGGCATGTGCGCAACCATCTGCCCCATGAACATATTCAAGCACGAAAAAGGGCAGGTACCCCGCGTGGCTTACCCGGAAGAATGCTGGCACTGCAACGCCTGCGTGCTGGACTGCCCGTCCAAGGCCGTTGAACTGCGTCTGCCCCTTAACTACATGGTTCTGCATGTTGATGCAGATACCCTTCACGCTTAG
- a CDS encoding TRAP transporter large permease subunit encodes MAGINLFVMKGVADVPLGLIFKAAIPFVLALFICLALIIAFPQISLFIPSLM; translated from the coding sequence ATGGCCGGCATTAACCTGTTCGTCATGAAAGGCGTGGCGGACGTTCCCCTCGGGTTGATCTTCAAGGCGGCCATCCCCTTCGTGCTTGCTCTGTTCATCTGCCTCGCGCTCATTATCGCCTTCCCTCAGATTTCCCTCTTTATCCCCAGCCTCATGTAG
- a CDS encoding Crp/Fnr family transcriptional regulator, with translation MPVDFNFSYFIHQDDIVFPDFILKMGERESIMAGNQLANTGDILKCIYYIINGKLSLNAMSSDGKEKKCMFIIRNMFYGEAHLYDNFPTIFRVVAEVPTTYIKIPLRTARNLIDTSPEFRTLFINAQAQKIRCMTGELVSLLIHKPEERVLHYIIDQIEHIKEKDDTKCIKTSQQTIADALGMHRVTVATALSVLKNSGFISCKRNEITLIKEPAYCADRWPALTCSS, from the coding sequence ATGCCGGTAGATTTCAATTTCTCTTATTTTATACATCAGGATGATATAGTATTTCCTGATTTTATTTTAAAAATGGGAGAACGGGAAAGCATTATGGCTGGGAATCAGTTGGCAAACACCGGAGATATTCTTAAATGTATTTACTATATTATAAATGGCAAACTATCATTAAATGCGATGTCTTCCGATGGTAAAGAAAAGAAATGTATGTTTATTATTAGAAATATGTTTTATGGTGAAGCGCATTTGTACGATAATTTTCCAACAATATTCAGAGTCGTTGCAGAAGTTCCAACTACATATATAAAAATTCCCCTGCGTACTGCGAGGAATCTTATCGATACTTCGCCTGAATTTCGTACTCTTTTTATCAATGCTCAAGCTCAGAAAATCAGGTGCATGACAGGAGAGCTTGTTTCATTATTGATACATAAGCCGGAAGAGCGGGTACTACACTATATAATTGATCAAATAGAACATATAAAAGAAAAAGATGACACAAAATGTATAAAAACGTCACAGCAAACCATAGCTGACGCTCTTGGAATGCACCGTGTAACTGTTGCAACTGCGTTATCTGTCTTAAAAAATTCAGGTTTTATTTCCTGTAAGCGAAATGAAATAACGCTGATAAAAGAACCTGCGTACTGCGCGGACAGATGGCCGGCATTAACCTGTTCGTCATGA
- a CDS encoding 4Fe-4S dicluster domain-containing protein translates to MPPKFSYEDTSAYLYIHPAMTLRRPPCQAACPAGTPISLMNKLLADDRKEEALAVLLDITPFPGSMCESCAKPCESACNKRQHTSKPVPIARLAQLAASCLPDANPPCGEPTGYTVAVIGTNVEALTMAYFLYRLGHTITVMGDASVDGGSGLPERGVKQYLADHGVAFCPETPEISTIECQYDIIMVENEAESIACQKVCVIPQKKNNTVAWVQEVRLAACEVDCRLHGCQLKDIAWIRILADGVERKRMPLDFPEDAKPVTTVHYEDLKNKTFYNDQLTFRDRLAPLDSLEEQAMECYHCGKCTGCGTCVNICPGDVLAMKDGKPYVKYPDECIHCSSCMLDCPSSAISFRLPLPATLGAPMKYLA, encoded by the coding sequence ATGCCTCCCAAGTTTAGCTATGAGGATACCTCTGCATATCTGTATATCCACCCTGCGATGACGCTTCGTCGTCCGCCCTGTCAGGCAGCCTGTCCTGCCGGAACGCCTATTTCTCTGATGAATAAACTTCTGGCTGACGACAGGAAGGAAGAAGCCCTGGCTGTCCTTCTGGATATTACCCCGTTCCCCGGTTCTATGTGTGAAAGCTGCGCAAAGCCCTGCGAATCGGCCTGTAATAAAAGACAGCATACTTCCAAGCCTGTTCCCATTGCCCGTCTGGCTCAGTTGGCAGCCTCCTGTCTTCCCGATGCAAATCCTCCCTGTGGAGAACCTACAGGCTATACGGTTGCCGTCATAGGTACAAATGTCGAAGCTCTTACCATGGCGTATTTCCTGTATCGTCTCGGACATACTATTACGGTTATGGGGGATGCTTCTGTTGATGGCGGATCTGGATTGCCTGAACGAGGCGTAAAGCAGTACCTGGCCGACCACGGTGTAGCTTTTTGCCCCGAGACTCCTGAGATATCGACCATTGAGTGTCAGTACGATATCATTATGGTGGAAAATGAAGCCGAATCTATTGCGTGCCAGAAAGTCTGTGTTATCCCTCAAAAGAAGAACAACACCGTGGCCTGGGTTCAGGAAGTCCGACTCGCGGCCTGCGAAGTGGACTGTCGTCTGCATGGATGCCAGCTCAAGGACATTGCATGGATTCGTATCCTTGCTGATGGAGTAGAGCGCAAGCGTATGCCCTTGGATTTTCCTGAGGATGCCAAGCCTGTCACCACCGTTCACTATGAAGATCTGAAGAATAAGACCTTCTACAATGACCAGCTTACCTTCAGAGATCGACTGGCTCCTCTGGATTCTCTGGAAGAGCAGGCTATGGAATGCTACCATTGCGGTAAATGCACAGGCTGCGGTACCTGCGTCAACATCTGCCCCGGCGACGTGCTTGCCATGAAGGATGGCAAGCCGTATGTCAAGTATCCTGACGAGTGCATTCACTGCTCCTCCTGTATGCTTGACTGCCCCAGCAGCGCCATTTCATTCAGGCTGCCTCTGCCTGCCACGCTTGGTGCACCGATGAAATACCTAGCATAA
- a CDS encoding FAD-dependent oxidoreductase produces MKNSMFSTRSMHTDVLVIGGGLAGCSAAIRARELGPSVILVDKGHVRRSGNATSGVDHTWCYLPEFHDPLGFTPRQLVEDHIAKLGPMQDQDMILTIAENIGDRIKELESWGFPFKTDGTYRFVKKIHRVPSFMHWAGRDQKVMFEKKARECGTDILNRVMIVDLLKDNGKVVGAWGIGLREPVIYVISAKIVVIATGGISRVFPAATCLDFNRQRHPFGTGDGIAMGIRAGAEVVRMEFFTRWAGLHHFCKPGRGTWIGVVEDSAGNALSGKKATSTRTQIDSAVESYGDIINAYRAGRGPMYMSCLNTSKEDFDYMCWALSNEGNQILLQQFKECGLDPMKTRIEYSAYEPEITGGYAPTVQGETNIPGLLAAGGEVVGSMKRSVSPGSYVFGKLVGEHAAILAKNEDNADMSIFSDLIAFQKDRLTCMRERTQGASWQEASGACQDIMSHYCCEYKYEDLLDAGLEQLARVRRRAELTLAAANQHELGRCLEAFNLMDIAEAALRTSKERKETRLDRYDPFKRVDYDTENPDMAKFLLYSIADGKPNFRWRAPHTLDD; encoded by the coding sequence ATGAAAAATTCTATGTTCAGTACAAGAAGCATGCACACTGATGTCCTTGTGATTGGTGGAGGGCTTGCCGGTTGTTCCGCTGCCATCAGGGCACGAGAACTCGGCCCTTCTGTCATTCTTGTTGATAAGGGTCATGTACGACGTAGTGGTAATGCTACATCAGGCGTTGACCATACATGGTGCTATCTGCCCGAATTTCATGATCCACTGGGATTCACTCCGCGTCAGCTGGTGGAAGATCATATTGCGAAACTTGGTCCTATGCAGGATCAGGATATGATCCTTACCATTGCGGAAAATATCGGCGACCGCATCAAGGAGCTTGAAAGCTGGGGATTCCCGTTCAAAACGGATGGAACGTACCGCTTTGTTAAGAAAATCCACCGTGTTCCCAGCTTTATGCACTGGGCCGGGCGGGATCAGAAGGTCATGTTTGAAAAGAAGGCCAGAGAATGCGGCACCGACATTCTCAACCGAGTCATGATCGTTGACCTGCTCAAAGACAACGGCAAGGTTGTCGGAGCCTGGGGCATAGGTTTACGCGAACCGGTTATCTACGTAATTTCGGCAAAGATTGTCGTCATTGCTACCGGCGGCATTTCAAGAGTATTCCCTGCGGCGACTTGTCTTGACTTCAACCGTCAGCGGCATCCGTTCGGTACGGGTGACGGCATTGCCATGGGTATCCGTGCGGGTGCCGAAGTCGTACGTATGGAATTTTTCACCCGCTGGGCCGGTCTGCATCACTTCTGTAAGCCTGGCCGCGGTACTTGGATTGGTGTCGTGGAAGACTCCGCTGGTAACGCTCTCTCTGGCAAGAAAGCCACCAGTACCCGTACGCAGATCGACTCCGCCGTTGAGTCCTATGGTGATATCATCAATGCATACCGGGCAGGCCGTGGCCCCATGTACATGAGCTGTCTCAATACTTCCAAGGAAGACTTTGATTACATGTGCTGGGCTCTTTCCAATGAAGGAAACCAGATTTTGCTCCAGCAGTTCAAGGAATGTGGCCTTGACCCCATGAAGACCCGTATTGAGTACTCTGCCTACGAGCCTGAAATCACCGGCGGCTATGCTCCCACCGTTCAGGGCGAAACTAATATTCCCGGTCTGCTTGCTGCGGGCGGTGAAGTGGTCGGCAGCATGAAGCGCTCCGTTTCTCCCGGCTCTTACGTCTTTGGTAAGCTCGTCGGCGAACACGCTGCTATTCTTGCCAAGAATGAAGACAATGCCGACATGTCCATATTCAGTGATCTTATTGCATTCCAGAAGGACAGACTGACCTGCATGAGAGAAAGAACGCAGGGAGCAAGCTGGCAGGAGGCTTCCGGCGCATGTCAGGACATCATGTCACATTACTGCTGCGAATATAAATATGAGGACCTTCTCGACGCTGGCCTCGAACAGCTTGCCCGTGTACGTCGTCGCGCTGAACTCACTCTGGCGGCGGCGAATCAGCATGAGCTTGGTCGTTGCCTTGAGGCCTTCAACCTTATGGATATCGCTGAAGCAGCTCTCAGGACCTCGAAGGAAAGAAAGGAAACCCGTTTGGATAGATACGATCCCTTCAAGCGTGTAGATTATGACACTGAAAATCCGGACATGGCCAAGTTCCTTCTTTATTCCATTGCTGACGGGAAGCCTAACTTCCGCTGGCGTGCTCCCCATACGCTGGACGACTAG
- a CDS encoding SLC13 family permease, with protein MAVRISPSVKQLLCFLSGPIACVFIKDLPPMDGMAPQGMTCLAGCVWLMLWWLTDIFSMPVTSIMSIPIFGFLGVLTPAKVFSVLGDPSMMLIFGATIIVGLWKESNFIERYAYWCFNFPFVKGSSKRLLFVFIFGVGLMSAIAPNVPLAILFVSIAVMIGRACQLDKKSNLMRSLCVFSAIAPAVGGAATPIGGAPNMVVIALIATSLQYSITFWEWSALGIPLVLIALFVIFFISGFALPLKGKEANLPVPEEYLRKKLEDLGPITRYEHIAIFVMVFAFILWCFGPQLANLIGWKAGVKMLSAPVVAVFMGAMTFLIPLRKDEKSGKIIFSMNWEQALKHIGWGILVIQIGTLSFGNVLLMGGLDKWAANQIQVLAGDLSGAWVWFIFVVITGLASQVVTNLALAALLIPIMANLAIGYGFHPIAACLSVGFACNIATCFPFSSLTVAAAMVGGGEYVHSRDFLITGLITTISISIISFLLCYYLGPVLLPAWGA; from the coding sequence ATGGCCGTACGGATTTCTCCCTCTGTCAAACAGCTTCTCTGTTTTCTGTCAGGACCTATCGCATGTGTGTTTATCAAGGATCTTCCGCCGATGGACGGTATGGCTCCACAGGGCATGACCTGTCTTGCCGGCTGCGTATGGCTGATGTTGTGGTGGCTGACGGACATTTTCTCCATGCCTGTTACATCCATCATGAGTATCCCCATTTTTGGCTTCCTCGGAGTCCTCACTCCTGCCAAAGTGTTTTCTGTTCTCGGTGACCCTTCGATGATGCTTATTTTCGGCGCGACCATTATCGTCGGTCTGTGGAAAGAGAGCAACTTCATCGAGAGATATGCCTACTGGTGCTTTAATTTTCCATTTGTCAAAGGGAGTTCAAAACGGCTTCTGTTTGTTTTCATTTTTGGCGTCGGACTTATGTCAGCCATTGCTCCGAACGTACCCTTGGCTATTCTCTTTGTCTCCATCGCTGTTATGATCGGACGTGCCTGCCAACTGGACAAAAAGTCCAATCTAATGCGCTCCCTATGCGTGTTCTCCGCAATCGCGCCTGCGGTCGGCGGCGCAGCAACGCCTATCGGCGGTGCTCCGAACATGGTTGTTATCGCGCTCATCGCGACCTCTTTGCAGTATTCTATAACCTTCTGGGAATGGTCTGCTCTTGGTATTCCACTTGTTCTGATCGCGCTTTTCGTCATTTTCTTCATTTCCGGTTTTGCACTGCCTTTAAAAGGTAAAGAGGCCAATCTTCCTGTGCCTGAAGAATATCTGCGCAAGAAGCTTGAGGATCTCGGTCCGATAACTAGGTACGAGCATATCGCCATCTTCGTTATGGTATTCGCTTTCATCCTCTGGTGCTTCGGCCCCCAGCTTGCCAATCTCATCGGCTGGAAGGCTGGCGTCAAAATGCTTTCAGCCCCGGTTGTTGCCGTGTTTATGGGGGCGATGACTTTTCTTATTCCGCTTCGTAAGGATGAAAAAAGCGGTAAGATTATCTTTTCCATGAACTGGGAGCAGGCTCTGAAGCACATCGGCTGGGGTATTCTGGTCATTCAGATCGGTACTCTTTCCTTTGGTAACGTTCTTCTCATGGGCGGATTGGATAAATGGGCTGCAAACCAAATACAGGTTCTTGCCGGTGATCTGTCCGGAGCTTGGGTGTGGTTCATCTTTGTTGTCATTACCGGGCTGGCTTCTCAGGTTGTGACGAACCTTGCTCTGGCTGCTCTTCTTATCCCCATCATGGCTAACTTGGCCATCGGTTACGGATTCCATCCCATAGCCGCTTGTCTTTCTGTCGGTTTTGCCTGCAACATCGCTACATGCTTCCCCTTCTCCTCTCTGACAGTGGCTGCTGCAATGGTAGGCGGCGGAGAATATGTCCACTCCAGAGACTTCCTTATCACAGGCCTCATAACCACCATCTCGATTTCCATCATTTCCTTCCTTCTCTGCTATTACCTCGGCCCTGTTTTGCTTCCTGCATGGGGCGCGTAG
- a CDS encoding IS5 family transposase (programmed frameshift) produces the protein MKELFYLSHEQIARIKRYFPRSHGIPRVDDRRVVSGIIYVIKHGLQWKDAPREYGPYKTLYNRFIRWSRLGVFNRIFAELVEQNGSTTRLMIDTTHLKAHRTAASLLKKGAFSRCIGRTKGGLNSKLHAVCNAFGQPLAFHLSGGQVSDYKGAAVLLDTLPQARELLADRGYDADWFRHALSRKGITPCIPGRHSRKTPVVYDKEVYKQRHKIEIMFGRLKDWRRIAMRYDRCAHTFFSAICLAAIVIFYI, from the exons GTGAAGGAACTTTTTTATCTTTCTCATGAACAGATTGCTCGTATCAAACGCTACTTTCCTCGTTCCCACGGCATTCCGAGAGTCGATGACAGGCGTGTCGTCAGCGGCATTATCTATGTCATCAAGCACGGCCTGCAATGGAAAGATGCCCCGCGCGAGTATGGACCATACAAAACTCTCTACAATCGTTTTATCCGCTGGAGCCGATTGGGTGTCTTTAACAGGATTTTTGCGGAGCTTGTTGAACAAAACGGCTCCACAACACGCTTGATGATTGATACCACACATCTCAAGGCACACAGGACAGCAGCAAGTTTGCTGAAAAAAGGGGCCT TTTCCCGATGTATCGGACGCACAAAAGGCGGCCTGAATTCAAAACTCCACGCTGTCTGCAATGCCTTCGGTCAACCGTTGGCCTTCCATCTGTCCGGCGGTCAGGTGAGCGACTACAAAGGCGCTGCTGTCCTGCTTGATACTCTGCCGCAGGCCAGGGAGCTTCTGGCGGATAGAGGCTATGATGCCGACTGGTTTCGTCATGCCTTGTCCCGTAAAGGAATCACGCCGTGTATTCCTGGCAGACACAGCCGAAAAACTCCGGTGGTCTATGACAAGGAGGTTTATAAGCAGCGGCACAAGATAGAAATCATGTTCGGCCGACTCAAGGATTGGCGCAGAATAGCCATGCGTTATGACCGTTGTGCACACACGTTCTTTTCGGCCATTTGTCTCGCTGCCATTGTCATCTTTTATATTTAA